The Virgibacillus siamensis sequence GTGGCCCGAATGAGCACCAGATGTTAATTGAGTATATTGAACAAAATAAAGCGGAGGCATTCTTTTCTTTATTAGCAACACATATTACCTCCGCTATTGATGAATATAAAAACAGGGTTCAACATTTTCATCAGGCAAAGGATTTATTTAATTGACGCTTTGTTTCCTTAATTGTAATGCCGCGTTTATTAATTTCGTCAATAAACAACTTATGAGGTATATCTGTAGTTGGTGAAAGCACACCACGTCTGGATATAGTCCCATTCGCAACCATTTGAGCCACGATGCTGGCTGTATAACCAACCGTTCGATTCATGGCAAATAACCCTGTATGCGAATCTCTTTTGTCCAGCATCTCATAGATTATTTCCTGGCTCTGCCCATTCTTTTTACCTCTAATAATATTTTTCATTAGTACAAGATCTTTCTCATCCTTTTTATATTGCAGGCGAGGTTCCAGATGTTTTTTCATAAATTCATACGGTGTAATATGATCTTCTATTCCCTCAACGGGTTCTGTTTCCAATAATCCCAATTCTTTTATATCACGCAAAACCTGAGCGTGCCCGGACCACCGAATAGACCGGCGCTCCATATTAATCACTTCATGATCAATTCCCAATGTTTCCGCAAAACTCATTGCATCACCATTCGGAATTGATTCAAGTCCTTGAATTCCGGATACGGTAATATTGTTTATCCAATCCTTATTATGTTGCTCCTTGGCAGTAATATTAACAATCTCACCATTTCGTTTCATTACAGACGGACGTTTATATGACATCATGATACTATCTAAATTCCAGGAAATTTTATATTTTAATATGTTATCAGCTGCGTTGGCCTCTGGTACACCACCACAATAGGAATACATCTCATGAACTTCATCTAATTGGTTGACACCATAACCACATAGCACCAAATCAATTCCCGGATCTAAACCGGACTCAGGCATTATAGATACCCCTTTTTCCTTTGCTTTCTCAAATACTTCATCTGATAACCCATTGGCATATGAACAATTAACCAGTGACACATCTGTTTTAATGGCTATTTTTGCAATAAAGTCATTAAATTGTTTTGGAAGTAAATCAATCACAATATCAATGTCCTCTGCGAAAAGTATTTCTAATTCTTCCGCTGAGGTAGCATCCACTTCCCTTTTTTCTATTTTCTCCATATTCAAGTGACGACTAAACGAATCTAAGTCTTCAAAAGATACGTCAGCACATATAACTTTCTTTACATCCTCGCTATTACCTAGATCCTGCAATGCTGCCCTGCCTTGTAAACCAGACCCACCTAACACAACAACTTTCATTAGAAAAACCTCCCTCTTAAATTAACAATCCAAGTGCTAAATATATACATAAACCGATAACCCCAACTACCACTGCGTAAGGAATCTGTGTGCGGCAATGGTCAATATGATCAACAGCTGCACCTGTCGAAGCTAGGATTGTTGTATCTGAAAGTGGGGAGCAATGATCGCCAAAGACTCCTCCACCTGCAACTGCAGCAATAGTTGCTAGAACAACCGTATTAACGTCACCCCCTGCAAAACTAAATGCTAAAGGAACTGCAATTGGAATCATGATTCCAAAAGTTCCCCATGATGTCCCAGTAGAGAATGATATCAAGGCTGCAAGCAAAAACGTTATTGCCGGTAACAGCCCCGGGTTAAGCCATGATTCAGTTACTTGAACCAAATAATTGGCCGTTCCCATTTGTTCACTCAGTTCGTTTATCGTATAAGCAAAAACCAGAATCATAACAGCCGGCATTATACCTTTTATCCCATTCATAGCGGTATCCATAATATCTTTCACCGGTATTCCCTGAACCCGCATTACAATGCCTAAAAAAATGGCTGCTGCGAGAAATGCTTCCATTGTTTTTGCAGACCCTAAACCAATATAAGTACCCACTGCAATAACGATAATAAGCAACACGGGCATAAAAAAGTTCCATGTAATGCTTAATAATTTATCCTCGAAATATGGAGCAATATTAGTTAATTCTTTCGAGATTAATGGATCTGAATTATCCCGTATTAATTTCCCCTCCGTAATTGCTCTTTTTTCTGCCTTTTTCATTGGACCAAAATCTTTGATGATGCCGGATGTAATGAGCCCAACCAATAATACAGAGAACACGGCGTAGAAATTGAACGGAATAGATTTAGTAAAAACGTCCAAGGCGGCAGCTTCATTTTGTATCGGACCCATTCCAATTAATAAACCAGATATAAACACAGCCCAGCCGGTAATCGGGACAATGACACTTACCGGTGCAGATGTGGAATCACAAATATAAGCTAACTTTTCACGAGAAATTTTCACCTTATCGGTCACCTTTCTCATCGTGGATCCAACAAACACCGGGCTAAAATAATCACTAAAGAATACAAACAGTCCCATAAACCAAGTGGACATCCCAATACGCTTCCTTGAGTAATTTTTATTACTAATAATGTCGGTAAAACTTTGAATTGCTCCTGTACGTTGAAAGAAAGCAATTAAAATGCCAATAAAAATTTCCAACAAGAAAATCCACGAAAAACTTGCATTTCCCAACGCTTCCTTCATTAAATTCGGAAACCCAAGTAATCCTTCCCCCGCCATAAGAACTCCAACAACACAAGCAATTGCCAAGGACAAAATAGTATCCCTAGTCCAAAAAGCAAGTACAATAGCAATTAACGGAGGCAGTATTGACACAAACCCCACTGTCGTAGCGCCGTCCATCTTTTTTCCTCCTCATCAAAGTTTTGGTAAGCGTTTACATTATTATATTTTGTACTACAAAATTATAGTACAATTATTTATTGAAATTATACATTATTTCTGAATCTTTTCAACCCCCCCCCTCATTTTTCACATATTAAAATAACCAGCCTATAATGGAGCCTAACCATCCAGCCAATGTCAGGTATTACAATACGGTTTTCCAAAAACAAAAGGGTTAAAATACCACCATGTCGGATGGTATTTTAACCCTTTAACGTTTACCTTTTTACTTTTTAATACTATTTCTCAGTTTGCCTCAAAATCAACTCCATCAAAGCATGAATATCTGCACTTAGTTGATCCTCGGCATCATCGGAGACATGACCCGGGTTCTCTTTATTTAAGTGTTTCAAGAATCCCCGCAACTTCTTAATAGCTTGTGGAAAATGTTCTTTATCATATTGGTCTCTTGCTTGCTTCAATTTTTTTGTCAATTGCTTAACCCGCGGTCCCGAGATATCTCCACTTTTTATAAATTCATTCAAAACGTTGTGCACTTTTTCGAATTGGTTACCCATATCTCCATAACCAAGTAATTCAATTTCGGCAAATGAAGTGGAAGAAGCACCTCCATTTTCGTTCACGCTGAGTCTGTAGTACGTATACTTACCTGGATTTTCAATTAAAAAAGGTTTTGTGAACTTTCGCCATTTAAATGATATATCTTCTCTTCTGTCGAGAACCGTCCAATTTTCACCATCATTGGATCCTTGCAATTCCCAACTCCTTGGATCTTGTGATGAATTACCAGCCGTTGTGATGGTATACAGCTGGGCTCTATTCATTTCATGCTTATACTTAAATTGGATCCAAGGCTGGTCACCATTTAAGGTCAGATCTGTCTCTGATGTATTGTCAAATAAATGGGCCGCATTTGATTTATCACTTGTTAAGGTTTTTGCTTTATCCTTTTCAAGTAAGTGATCCGTCAAGTCTCTTAACGGAAATGGGAGCAATGATGACCCATCCGTTGAAGCAGGGGTTATGGAAGATGGTAACGCATTTTCACTTGTTCCCCATTTCGATGGTTCCTGTCCCATTTCAAATTCCAGCGTTGCTCCTTTTGTTAACATCTCGTGGGAGATGGTCAGCTTGTTATATGACTTCCCATTTACTTTTAATCCCTGTACATATTTATTTTTATCACTTACATTCGGTGCTTTGATAACAATATCGTTGCCGTTTTCAAGATGGATTGTCATTTTTTCAAAGTATGGTGCACCAATCGCATATTCCGGTTTCCCCATTTGCAATGGATAAAAACCTGCTGCACTGAAGATATACCAGGCTGACATTTCCCCATTATCCTCATCACCCGGATAACCTTGTCCAATTTCACTGCCGATATACAGTCGCGACATCACCTCACGAACCTTCTCCTGCGTTTTCCAAGGTTGTCCGACATAGTTATACATGTACGCGATGTGGTGCGATGGTTGATTACTGTGCCCATACATGCCCATTCTTACATCTCTTGCTTCGCGCATTTCATGGATTAAACCACCATAATGACCTGGATGTGATGCTGTCTCCGGAGTGGAGAAAAATGTATCCAGTTTATCCGCCAATTTATTTCGTCCGCCATATAAATTTGCTAATCCTTGTCCATCCTGGGGAACATGGAAAGCCATATTCCAGGCGTTCGTTTCCGTGTAGTCGCCTCCCCATTCACGCGGATCGAATTCCTGAGGTGTTGTTCGCCATTCTCCTGATGGTTTCCTACCCATAAAGAAATCCACTTTTGGATTAAACATTTCTACGTAATTTTGAGCGCGGTTCCTGTAATATTTATAGTCAGTCCTGTATTGTTCATAATCAGGATCACCTTTATCCGCTTGTCCGGCGAGTGCCTTTGCCATATTGGCTATAGCAAAATCATTAATATAGCCATCCAAAGCCCATGACATGCCTTCGCCTGTTTGCGTATTTGTAAAGCGGTCAAAGATTGACGTTTCAAGCCCCTTTCTTCCGACAGCTTCATTTTCGCTGACAACTGCAGCATTTTTCAATGCAGATTCATAAAAAGCCTGGACGTCAAAATTGGTTACGCCTTTCAGATATGCATCCGCAAATGCAACATCAGAACTGGTTCCAACCATGAGATTCGCATATCCTGGTGATGACCACCGGGAAATCCACCCCCCATCTTTATACTGTTGCACAAATCCATCAATCATTTTACCCGCCTGTGTTGGAGTCAATAATGAATAAGCCGGCCATGTCGTTCTGTACGTATCCCAAAAACCATTATTCACATATGGTTTTCCTTTTACAATTTTGGCCCCGGTTTCGGTCGGGGTCGATTCACCTGCATGCTTCGAAAACGGACTGGCATATTTGTATTCCGGCTTCTCTGATGTTCCCGTATTTTCGTAGGCTTTATTCGGATACAGGAAAAGACGGTACATATTGGAATATAGTGTAACAAGCTCTTGCTCGCTTGCCCCTTTAACTTCAATGATACTCAATTTTTCATTCCATTTCTCTTTTGCATCTGCTTTTAACGATTCAAATGTATCTTCCGGGCTGATTTCCTGTTTCAGATTTTTCTTGGCCTGTTCAACGCTAATCAGTGAAGTTGCGATTTTCATCGTTACCGTTTTATCTTCTTCTGTTGTATTAAATCCAATATAACCGGAAACATTATCCCTATTCTCGCCTGTTAACTTCCCGCTTTCCGATATCTTTTGGTCAAAAGTGGCATAAATAAAAATTCGGGATGCCCCTGCCGAAAGACCACTTTTAACATCGGAATATCCGGTAATAGCCTGCTCGTCTGGTTTCAGCGACAGACCTCCATTGTTATTAACATTATCAAAGATGAGATTCGAGTTACCATCATTAAAGGTAAATTGAAACATTGCAGCATGGTTAGTTGGCGTGATTTCCGTTTTGATCCCATTTTCAAATGTTACCGAGTAGTAATGTGGTTTTGCTGTTTCATTTTTATGTTTAAATGCTAATGCTCTTTCGTCCCGATTTGCACTCGGCTGTTCAGCGGATGACGGCATTACCTGAAACGTCTGTCTATCTCCCATCCATGGACTCGTTTCATGACTGAGTGAAAATGCTTCGATTTCCGGAAGATTCTTCTCATTATTCGCCTGTTGGTAACTGTATAACCAACTTGTTGAACCTGCATCGGTCGCCGGAGTCCAAAAATTAAATCCATGGGGAACAGCTATCGCCGGAAAGTTATTACCTCTTGAAAACGTGCCATTGGAATTGGTTCCTCTTAAAATATTCACATAATCAACAGGACTTGCGTAACTTTCTGTCTTGGGATTTCCGTCAATTTTGATATCATCAATACTACCTTGAAATAAACCAGGTCCTTCAGGATTATCATAAGCAACCAGTATTCTTTCAATCGTTTTTCCGGCAGCAACTTTTCCTATATCAGCGACTTTATAATTCCATTGATTTGGATATAATGTCTCTGATTTTCCCTGTGCCTGCGGATTCAATTTTATACCGTGTTGATCTTTCGCACCAAGTTCACTGAGATAGGTCCCATCAGCAAATGCCAAGTCGACAGAAACAAAGATGCTGGAATAATCCATGTTCGCTTCACCCATCAATTGCGGATGGATGAAATAGGAAAGCTCCGTTTCCGGCGTAATTTCAATATCTACATCAAAAACTTTGTTATACGAATAGGCTCTTCCTTCCTTTAAATGCGTGCCCGCATAATGGAAAGCCTTCATTCCAGTCCAGCCGGCATTTGTTTTTCCTGTGTAACTGCTCTCGGGGCCATCTCCTGTATGTGTTTTCATATCAGATGGCGGTGGCGGCGGAACATCGATTCCATTTGATAAATTTATCTCAGCCAACTGTGTTAAGTCATCACCGGCATTTGCATTTATTTTAATGCGGTAATATTTATAGGCGGTATCGTTTTCGAATTCATAGATTTTTCGCTGATAACGTTCCGTGAAGTTTTCACCGCTTCTTTCATCCAGCTTTGACCAGTCCTCACCATTATTTGACCCATAGACTGTCCAATTTTTCGGATCACGTCCAGGTGCATCATTTCCGGAAGTGAAGGCGTATTTTATGACAGTTTCAGGTTCGGATAACTTCATTTCAATCCATGCTGTTGGCTCAAAAGCAAGCCATTTCGTTTGATTATCACCATCAATTAGCTTCGAAGCTATTTCACTTGGAGGATTTTCGGCGCTCACCGTAATTTCATCAACCAATTTTGTTATGTCTCCCTGGATACCATCGTAAGGAATATTCCCATCTATTCCTGATTCCATCTTAGTACCATCTGGTGTCGTTTCAACCGTATTCTCCCAATCCGGTTGTGGATCATTTTTTTCAAATGAAGTAAAAAAATCAGTTTCCTGTGTATGATCGGAGTCATCCGTTTTGGCTGATGCTTTCTGAGGTGTCGGTATTTTAATGAATCCTACCGTTAAAACAAGGCATAGAAAAATAGAAAAGTGTTTCATAAACCTTTTTTTCTTCAAGCTATGCAACCTCCCGAATTTTAATTATCTTAACTTCACTAAGAAAACGAATGCATTATCTAATCAGGAAAACGGCCACCTCCTTCAATATACTCAGGTTAAGCTAGTAAAAGGTACGGTGAATGACAAGTGCAGCAGCACCCAATACCACACCATTTTGTAAATCGGACTGAAAAACCTTTGTATTTCTACTTCTTTTACCAGTCACCCTTGTTTGTAAAATCTCTTCCGTTTTTTTAATAATCAATGGATGCGATGATCCTATTTTTCCCCCTATAATAACTGTTTCAGGTGCATATAAATTAATTAAATTAGCTATACCAACACCAAGGTATAAACCTGTCTCTTCTAAAGTCTGGGAAGCTATAGTCGACCCTTTTGCGGCTGCAGATAAAATATCTTCAAACGTAATGAGGTCGGTATTTTGTTGAAACATGGAACGCTCTGCTTTTGTTGACAGTTTTAAACGCTTCTTAAATCTGTTAAGAATTGCAGATAAAGAAATAAATGTTTCCAAACAACCATAGTTACCACACGTACATTTCTCTCCAAACACATCAATGGTTGAATGTCCAATCTCACCTGCTTCCCCATTTATTCCACGATATATATCATTGTTAATGATTAAACCCGAACCTACCCCTACGTCTGCCATGATATAAGCAAAATTTTCAACCTCCATGCCTTTTCCAAACCACTTTTCAGCGAGCGCAGCGACATTTGCATCATTATCGATCGTTACCGGAAAAGATAATTTGTTTTCCAAAATGTCTTTTAATGCAATATTGTGCCCCCCATAAAAGTTTGGTGGTGAAAGACGTCCATCCCCTGTTTCATTTAAAGGACCGGGCATCCCCACCCCAACACCTAATACATATGGATCATCAATCTTTGTCTCATACAATATCTTCTTTAAACTATCATCTACCAATTGGACGATGTCTTTAATCGTATATTGCGGCATAGTTTCTTCCATTATGAATGAAAGTAAATTGCCCTCCATATCTGTTAAAGCAACTTTGATATCTGACCTTCCCAATTCAACTCCAATGGCATATGAACAATTCTTATTGAATTCCAACAGGATCGGGCGTCTGCCACCGGAAGAAGTCCCAAGCCCTGTCTCCTTCAAAATTTTAGCATTTACTAATTTCTCAATGATTCTAGTCATTGTTGGCTGCGAAATATTCATTTGTACAGATAAATTTGCTCTCGAAATTGGTCCCTTTTCACGTACATATTTAATAACGCTTCTTGTATTTTTGGAATACCGGTTTATTTTATTTTGTTTTATCATTTTTCATTCGCCTTTCTACTTTAAAGCGCTTTCATAACTTTCTATAAATTATATAGGACAGACAACATAATTTCAATATGAAATTAACTAAAAATTAAGGTTTTCATGAACCAAAATCCTGCCTATATCTTCATTAAAATTTCACATCACTATTTTATTTTCCATCAAATGTTATTCCCCTGCTATTTCTGCATTCTTTTTTCCAACAAAAGCTCCCGCCTATCTGTTGGAAGCGTTTTACAAACCTCATATTGGGTACTAGGCTAAATAGTAAGGAAACTTTTTAACAGGGGGGTAACCACATGTATCTTAAATATTTTTATGACAGTTATTTGGCACAAGCATCATACCTGGTAGGGTGTCAAGCCACAGGAGAGGCTGCGATTATTGATCCGTCCCGAAACATTGAACCATATGTATCTGTAGCCCAAGATCAGGGATTTACCATTCAGAAGGCATTGGAAACACACATTCATGCCGATTTTGTATCCGGGGTAACGGAATTGGCCCGGCGTACAGGTGCGACCATTTATCATTCAGCTGAGGGCGGAGTAAATGATGGATATGACTTTGACCCAACCCTTCCCCAACAAGGACTCCACCATGGAGACATTGTTTCAGTTGGAAATGTGCAATTAAAAGCAATCCATACACCAGGACATACACCGGAACATATCTCCTATGAATTGACTGACTGCCCTAATGCGGGTCAGCCAATTGGGATATTTACCGGTGATTTCATTTTTGCAGGTGATGTGGGGCGGCCTGACTTGCTGGAAAGGTCAGCGGGAATGAAAGGTACTGCCGACAAGGGGGCACGCCAGATGTTCCATTCGTTACAGCATTTTAAGGCGTATCCTGATTACCTGCAGATATGGCCGGGGCATGGCGCGGGCAGTGCATGCGGTAAGGCATTAGGGGCCATTCCGACCAGTACAGTTGGATATGAAAAAATGTACAATCCAGCTTTACAACATACAAATGAACAGGAATTTTGTGATTTCCTGCTTGATGGTCAAAAAGAACCGCCAGCGTATTTTGCCAAGATGAAAGAAGTAAACCCCACAGGAATGACTCCATTGTCGGAAGTTCCAGCAGGTGTTGTGATGGACCTCAATGGAGATGCAGTTGCTGAACTTGCCAAGTCAGACAACAAGATGGTCGTGGACACGCGGGATCCATTTGACTTTGCGCATCAAAGCATTCCCGGAACCATTAACATTCCATTCCCGGATTTATTTTCCGAATGGATGGGTCGATTGGCAGCCTATAACCATGACATATACATCATCATAGAACCTCACCATATCGATGACATCCGTACCATTCTGATAAATATGGGGCTGGATCACGTGAAAGGTTTCTTTTCCCCTTCCGTTGTCAAATCAGCTAGTAACATTCAATCCTATTACAACCAGACACCAATAGAAATAAAGCGAGACGATCTGCAAATCGTGGATGTGCGTTACCGGGATGAGTGGGAAGTTGGACATATTCCCGGCGCAACACATATACCGCTCCATAAATTCCCTAATGGGCTGGAAACATTAACCAAGGACCAGCCGATTGCAGTGCATTGTGCATCCGGTAAGCGTTCAGCCATCGCGTCTAGTATCCTATTAAACCATGGATATACCGTTATCAACATGATCGGTGGATTTAACCGATGGAAAGATGAACAACTTATAACATCCAATTAATTATATGAAGAGGTGAAGGATATGAATTTTCATCAAGTAGTCATTGTCGGCGGCGGAACAGCAGGTATTACCGTCGCATCCCGATTAAAGAAGTTAGCCAACTATTTGGATATTGCCATTATTGACCCGGCGGAAAAACATTATTACCAGCCATTATGGACACTGGTTGGGGCAGGCATTTTTGATAAACAGAAATCCGAGCGTTCCGAATCCACATTAATTCCTGAAGGTGTAGCATGGTATCAGGAAGCCGCCCAAACCTTTCATCCGGAAGAAAATGCCGTGGTCACAGAGGAAGGAAACAAAATCCATTATAAATATTTAGTCGTTTGCCCCGGCCTGCAACTGGACTGGGATCAAATCGAAGGCCTCGAAGGCAATGTAGGCAAGTATGGGATCTGCAGCAACTATTCGTACGAACATGTAGATTACACATGGGAAACAATCCGAAATTTCGAAGGCGGACGTGCGATATTTACGCACCCGAATTCCCCGATTAAATGTGGAGGAGCACCACAGAAGATTATGTATCTGGCAGATGATGCTTTCCGAGATCAAGGCATTCGGGACAAGTCAGAGGTGATGTTCCAGTCAGCGAATGCGTCTATTTTTTCCGTCAAAAAATATGCGGATACTTTGAATGAGGTGATTGAACGGAAAAATATCCAAGCTAACTACAGGAAAGACCTCGTAAAAATTGATGGTCCAAATAAACAAGCGACATTCCGGGATCTGGATACAAATGAAGAGGAAACATTTGATTATGATATGATTCATGCGGTCCCGTATATGAGTGCGCCAGATTTTATCAAACATAGTCCATTGGCAAATGCGGATGGTTGGGTGGATGTTGATGCATATACTCTTCAGCACAACCAGTACGATAATGTTTTCAGTCTGGGGGATGCTTCCAGTCTGCCAACGTCTAAAACCGGCGCAGCGATTCGTAAACAGGCACCCGTGGTTGTATCGAATCTGTATGCCATGATGAAAAACAAAAACCTATGGCGCAAGTACAATGGGTATACCTCCTGCCCGCTAGTCACAGGCTATGATTCACTCGTTATGGCAGAATTCAAATATGATAATGTACCGTCCGAAACATTCCCCGTCAACCAGGGAAAAGAACGAAAAAGCATGTATTTCGTAAAAAAATACGGCCTCCCAGCCATGTATTGGCATGGCATGATGAAAGGGCGCATGTGATTGTTATACTACTACTCCCCGAATTATGTTTGGGGAGTAGTAGTATATGGGATTAAATAGCGTTGGTAATGCAACTTTTCGTGTGGCTGCTCGCCATATGGTTGGTGAGTGGGTTAAGATGAAAGTTCCCATATCCTGCCACCCAAAAACCCTACTTCACCTGCCCATCCCCTCTCACAACATACTTAGTCGAAGTCAACGCTCCCAACCCCATCGGCCCACGGGCATGAAGCTTCTGCGTACTGATCCCAATTTCAGCTCCAAATCCAAATTCAAATCCGTCTGTGAAGCGGGTTGAAGCGTTGTGATAGACAGCTGCTGCATCAACTTCCGTGAAAAATTGTTCTACATTTTCTGTTGAGGAAGAAATAATCGCTTCGGAATGTTTGGTTCCATATTGATTGATGTGCTGAATTGCATCCTCAATGTTTTCAACAACCTTTATTGCAACTTCCAGCCCTAAATATTCTGTGCCATAATCTTCTTCAGTTGCCGGAGTGATAGTTGTTCCTGCCTGCTGTACCGTTTCATCTGCATGTATTTGAACTTCTTTTTCCTGCAATGCGGTTATTAAATCAGCTATATGGTTGGATGCCCAATCACGCTGTACGAGAATGGTTTCACACGTATTGCATACAGATGGGCGTTGTGTTTTGGCATTAATGGCAATAGCAACAGCCATTTCTGGATCAGCTTTTTCATCAATATAAACATGACAATTGCCTGCACCGGTTTCCAATACAGGGACTGTGGCGTTTTCAACTACGGTCTGAATCAATTTTGCACCGCCACGCGGGATTAAAACATCGAGATATTCGTTTAATTTAAACATTTTGGATGTCGTTTCCCGCCTCGTGTCTTCCAGCAGTTGTACAGAATCCGTTGGCAGATCACTCAATTCAAGTGCATGCTGGATGACGTTGACAATGGCTTTATTGGAATGGATAGCTGTTGAACTTCCGCGAAGCAATACGGCATTTCCAGTTTTTAAACAAAGACTGGAGGCATCAACCGTCACATTTGGTCTGGCTTCATAAATCATTCCTACCACCCCAAGCGGAACCCGGATTTGTGCAATCTTAAGGTCATTCGGACGTTCCCATTTTTCTAACACCTTCCCGATTGGATCATCGAGTTTTGTTAACTGAATAAGGGCATCTGCTATGTCCCGTATACGTGCTTCATTTAACTTTAAGCGGTCCAGTAATGCTTCGCTCATTCCATTTTCTTTTCCAGCCAGTAAATCTTTGTCGTTTTCTTCTAAAATAAATGCCTGTTCGCGGATCAGCTGTTCTGAAATCGTATAAAGTGCTCTGTTTTTCTGTTCTGTAGTTGCTTTTGCTAATGCGGAAGAAGCTGTTTTTGCTTTTCCGGCCTTTTGCATTAACTCACTGTCTTGTATAACTTCGGTCACGCTTCATTCTCCTTTCGTTTTTTACTCACCCAGTTATCCCTGTGTATCACAACGCGTTGATTGCTGTTTATTTTTATCATTGCTTCTGCGCTTGATAGTCCTTTAATAGCCAATAGTTGATCGGAAGAAAAATTCACTTTGCCCCTACCGATAATATCGCCCTTTACGTTGGCAACCCTGACGACATCATCTGCCTGGAATATCCCAACGATGTTTGTTACGCCGGCCGGAAGCAGACTTTTGCCATGTTCTAAAATAGCACGTGCAGCACCATGATCGATTTCAATTTTCCCGTTCGGAATGGAGTGGAGCGCGAGCCACTGTTTGGATGTGTTCATACTGGGTATGGAGGTGTCTCCCATATAGGTTCCATCTCCCTTTCCGGCAAGGACATCAACAAACTTTTCTTCGCCAACGGGAAATCCGATAAACACTTTTACACCTAATTTCAAGGCTGTTCTTGCTGCCTCCAGTTTTGATTTCATTCCGCCGGTACCAACCTTCGTGCCGGTTCCGGACGCACGGCTTATTAACGTATCATCAATTTCATGAAGGAAGTTATACCGTTTTGCATTTGAATGTATTCGTGGGTTTTGATCATAGATACCATTGATATCGGTCAGGATCATTAGATAATCCGCATGAACAAAGCCGCTTACAAGTGCTGATAACATGTCATTATCGCCGAAAGTTAATTCTTCTACTGCCACGGAATCATTTTCATTAATAATCGGCAGCACATGACGTTTTAAAAGCTCGGATAAGGTTGCATTGGCATTGTTATATTGACTTTTATGCAAAAAGTTTTGCCTGG is a genomic window containing:
- a CDS encoding NAD(P)/FAD-dependent oxidoreductase, which encodes MNFHQVVIVGGGTAGITVASRLKKLANYLDIAIIDPAEKHYYQPLWTLVGAGIFDKQKSERSESTLIPEGVAWYQEAAQTFHPEENAVVTEEGNKIHYKYLVVCPGLQLDWDQIEGLEGNVGKYGICSNYSYEHVDYTWETIRNFEGGRAIFTHPNSPIKCGGAPQKIMYLADDAFRDQGIRDKSEVMFQSANASIFSVKKYADTLNEVIERKNIQANYRKDLVKIDGPNKQATFRDLDTNEEETFDYDMIHAVPYMSAPDFIKHSPLANADGWVDVDAYTLQHNQYDNVFSLGDASSLPTSKTGAAIRKQAPVVVSNLYAMMKNKNLWRKYNGYTSCPLVTGYDSLVMAEFKYDNVPSETFPVNQGKERKSMYFVKKYGLPAMYWHGMMKGRM
- a CDS encoding MBL fold metallo-hydrolase, producing MYLKYFYDSYLAQASYLVGCQATGEAAIIDPSRNIEPYVSVAQDQGFTIQKALETHIHADFVSGVTELARRTGATIYHSAEGGVNDGYDFDPTLPQQGLHHGDIVSVGNVQLKAIHTPGHTPEHISYELTDCPNAGQPIGIFTGDFIFAGDVGRPDLLERSAGMKGTADKGARQMFHSLQHFKAYPDYLQIWPGHGAGSACGKALGAIPTSTVGYEKMYNPALQHTNEQEFCDFLLDGQKEPPAYFAKMKEVNPTGMTPLSEVPAGVVMDLNGDAVAELAKSDNKMVVDTRDPFDFAHQSIPGTINIPFPDLFSEWMGRLAAYNHDIYIIIEPHHIDDIRTILINMGLDHVKGFFSPSVVKSASNIQSYYNQTPIEIKRDDLQIVDVRYRDEWEVGHIPGATHIPLHKFPNGLETLTKDQPIAVHCASGKRSAIASSILLNHGYTVINMIGGFNRWKDEQLITSN
- the proB gene encoding glutamate 5-kinase, which gives rise to MKKQRIVVKIGSSSLTTKNGGLNNEKLQEHVAAIARLKQLGHEVILISSGAVAAGFTDLGYRSRPRTIAGKQAAAAVGQGLLLKGYTEEFKQHGIVAAQLLLTRQNFLHKSQYNNANATLSELLKRHVLPIINENDSVAVEELTFGDNDMLSALVSGFVHADYLMILTDINGIYDQNPRIHSNAKRYNFLHEIDDTLISRASGTGTKVGTGGMKSKLEAARTALKLGVKVFIGFPVGEEKFVDVLAGKGDGTYMGDTSIPSMNTSKQWLALHSIPNGKIEIDHGAARAILEHGKSLLPAGVTNIVGIFQADDVVRVANVKGDIIGRGKVNFSSDQLLAIKGLSSAEAMIKINSNQRVVIHRDNWVSKKRKENEA
- a CDS encoding glutamate-5-semialdehyde dehydrogenase, giving the protein MQKAGKAKTASSALAKATTEQKNRALYTISEQLIREQAFILEENDKDLLAGKENGMSEALLDRLKLNEARIRDIADALIQLTKLDDPIGKVLEKWERPNDLKIAQIRVPLGVVGMIYEARPNVTVDASSLCLKTGNAVLLRGSSTAIHSNKAIVNVIQHALELSDLPTDSVQLLEDTRRETTSKMFKLNEYLDVLIPRGGAKLIQTVVENATVPVLETGAGNCHVYIDEKADPEMAVAIAINAKTQRPSVCNTCETILVQRDWASNHIADLITALQEKEVQIHADETVQQAGTTITPATEEDYGTEYLGLEVAIKVVENIEDAIQHINQYGTKHSEAIISSSTENVEQFFTEVDAAAVYHNASTRFTDGFEFGFGAEIGISTQKLHARGPMGLGALTSTKYVVRGDGQVK
- a CDS encoding ROK family protein, producing MIKQNKINRYSKNTRSVIKYVREKGPISRANLSVQMNISQPTMTRIIEKLVNAKILKETGLGTSSGGRRPILLEFNKNCSYAIGVELGRSDIKVALTDMEGNLLSFIMEETMPQYTIKDIVQLVDDSLKKILYETKIDDPYVLGVGVGMPGPLNETGDGRLSPPNFYGGHNIALKDILENKLSFPVTIDNDANVAALAEKWFGKGMEVENFAYIMADVGVGSGLIINNDIYRGINGEAGEIGHSTIDVFGEKCTCGNYGCLETFISLSAILNRFKKRLKLSTKAERSMFQQNTDLITFEDILSAAAKGSTIASQTLEETGLYLGVGIANLINLYAPETVIIGGKIGSSHPLIIKKTEEILQTRVTGKRSRNTKVFQSDLQNGVVLGAAALVIHRTFY